A single window of Nicotiana tomentosiformis chromosome 1, ASM39032v3, whole genome shotgun sequence DNA harbors:
- the LOC104102294 gene encoding chaperone protein dnaJ 1, mitochondrial isoform X6: MGRLRWTGVSPKSIMRIAASWRTVSADSMIDKGNVRAVVSEYLPTLLQSRSLCSCSFIGKPNSSSTRRFPPSKHFIHSTGACYSAERDYYEILGVSRDASRDEIKKAFHALAKRYHPDANKNNPSAKRKFQEIRDAYEILQDPQKKAQYDMMKEQPSSTEDMNYNYGNGNDFRYSYSTQFSDSFQKIFSEIFENEAENLTQDIQVELSLSFPEAAKGCTKHLSFDADVPCDSCHGRGYPLHSKPKVCPTCQGIGRVTIPPFTATCSTCKGSGRVIKERCRACKGSGVVEATKDVKVTIPGGVDSGDTIRVPKAGHAGKREMQPGSLFIKLKVAKDPVFARDGADLYVDYHISFTKAILGGKVEVPTLSGKTQIQGSSMHEASRIDARSRR; encoded by the exons ATGGGCAGACTGAGGTGGACAGGGGTTTCCCCAAAATCTATCATGCGAATTGCTGCG TCATGGCGCACAGTTTCTGCAGATTCGATGATTGATAAAGGAAATGTGCGTGCCGTTGTTTCAGAATATCTACCCACGTTACTTCAAAGTCGCT CTTTGTGCAGTTGCAGTTTTATTGGTAAACCTAATAGTTCTTCGACTAGGAGATTTCCGCCATCGAAGCATTTTATCCATTCCACCG GAGCTTGTTATTCTGCAGAGCGAGATTACTATGAAATTCTAGGTGTATCTAGAGATGCTAGTCGAGATGAGATTAAGAAGGCTTTTCATGCG CTTGCAAAAAGGTACCATCCAGATGCCAATAAGAATAATCCTTCTGCCAAGAGGAAATTTCAAGAGATAAGAGATGCATATGAG ATTTTGCAAGATCCACAGAAGAAAGCACAATATGACATG ATGAAGGAGCAACCTAGCAGCACAGAAGATATGAATTATAATTATGGGAATGGCAATGATTTTAGATATTCTTATAGCACACAGTTCTCTGATTCGTTTCAGAAAATTTTTTCTGAG ATATTCGAAAATGAGGCTGAAAATTTGACACAAGACATTCAG GTGGAGCTTTCTCTCTCTTTTCCTGAAGCTGCTAAAGGATGCACAAAACATCTGTCATTTGACGCAGATGTTCCATGTGATTCTTGCC ATGGTAGGGGCTATCCATTGCATTCCAAGCCTAAAGTATGTCCAACTTGTCAAGGAATTGGGAGA GTTACAATCCCTCCTTTTACAGCAACTTGCAGTACCTGTAAAGGATCTGGACGAGTTATTAAG GAACGTTGTAGGGCATGCAAAGGATCAGGAGTCGTTGAGGCCACTAAAGACGTTAAAGTAACTATACCCGGCG GTGTTGACTCTGGTGATACTATTCGTGTGCCGAAAGCTGGTCATGCTGGCAAGCGAGAGATGCAACCAGGCAGCCTATTTATAAAGCTAAAG GTTGCTAAAGATCCTGTTTTTGCTAGAGATGGAGCAGACCTTTATGTGGATTATCATATCAGCTTTACAAAA GCTATTCTTGGTGGTAAAGTTGAGGTACCAACTCTATCGGGAAAGACACAGATACAG GGCAGCTCGATGCACGAAGCATCCCGCATTGACGCAAGGTCCCGGAGATGA